The Alphaproteobacteria bacterium genome has a segment encoding these proteins:
- a CDS encoding nucleotidyltransferase family protein produces MDNIPTQAFIFSGGFGLRMRPITLTTHKSLIKVGGKPLLDYAIDKMAACGVTDIHVNTHYRADDILHHLKHRQEHDPVPRFHISYEPELLETGGTVALALPELQNQPFFTLNPDTLCLDGATPALHRLANAFDPDTMLGMLLVHPVEKAIGYPGNGDFGLQNNQLYFPKEKNETLPYVYTGIGIFHPRLWQQIELPTPPYSINHFFKALRDDDDIIQHIYGLVHDGQWLHIGTPEELDVAQSFMAHETAYVSK; encoded by the coding sequence ATGGATAATATCCCCACCCAAGCCTTTATTTTTTCGGGCGGATTTGGATTGCGTATGCGACCCATTACGCTGACAACCCATAAATCGTTGATCAAGGTAGGAGGAAAACCACTACTTGATTATGCCATTGATAAAATGGCCGCCTGCGGTGTAACCGATATCCATGTGAACACCCATTATCGCGCAGACGATATCTTGCATCATTTAAAGCATAGGCAGGAACACGATCCTGTTCCACGCTTTCATATCTCTTATGAGCCCGAATTACTGGAAACCGGTGGAACCGTAGCCTTGGCACTGCCAGAGCTACAGAACCAGCCTTTCTTTACACTTAATCCCGATACACTTTGTTTAGATGGAGCAACGCCTGCACTCCATCGCCTTGCTAACGCATTTGACCCTGACACCATGCTTGGAATGCTCCTTGTGCATCCTGTAGAAAAGGCCATTGGCTATCCCGGCAATGGCGACTTTGGCTTACAGAACAACCAGCTCTATTTTCCCAAAGAAAAGAACGAAACATTACCCTATGTCTATACCGGCATCGGTATTTTCCATCCTCGATTATGGCAACAAATCGAACTACCTACACCACCTTATTCCATCAATCATTTTTTCAAAGCCCTACGTGATGATGATGATATCATCCAGCATATTTACGGACTGGTACATGATGGCCAGTGGCTGCATATCGGCACACCAGAAGAATTGGACGTTGCCCAATCATTCATGGCTCATGAAACGGCTTATGTGAGCAAATAA